One genomic window of Osmia bicornis bicornis chromosome 3, iOsmBic2.1, whole genome shotgun sequence includes the following:
- the LOC114872659 gene encoding uncharacterized protein LOC114872659 produces MAGALSENAPRPVSVVAVDGATVDTTRCNQLNRPQETRDNGRSFTSTEAQTELPLQNGPEALEELDGVRGARRRERRMRRHRRALRSCSMPPTYPGASPGCQASSTAPGVPLVAPARGFLHPPPPHLGLRGLSLGLPFPVSTSVSAFGRDAVPKQCCGLSSPPVRWSILGVGVVGLVCAGAGALLGALRASGRDHIAVALLMIGIGVVLVTVSAVAWRVTSRENCGSFFGFTGISSRIPPARPIHPYAAMIYPEFQFRTPPPSYQASMQEYRLRLLLLDRLQPTSSPPPTYRSNAGSIVTPGTTRESRPPSYCARSNAAANANVVPSKKDANLVRIVQTESEPVILSGDQTPPVAAVEVLAHL; encoded by the exons ATGGCCGGGGCTCTATCTGAGAATGCCCCGAGGCCTGTCAGTGTCGTCGCGGTAGATGGTGCAACCGTTGATACCACTAGGTGCAACCAACTCAACAGACCACAG GAGACCAGAGACAATGGACGCTCTTTCACTTCGACGGAGGCGCAAACGGAGCTGCCCCTGCAAAATGGTCCAGAGGCCCTCGAGGAACTGGACGGCGTACGCGGTGCCCGTAGAAGGGAGAGACGTATGCGAAGACATCGCCGAGCCTTGAGATCATGTTCGATGCCACCGACTTATCCTGGTGCATCGCCGGGATGTCAGGCTTCCTCTACCGCGCCTGGGGTACCGTTGGTCGCACCCGCCAGAGGATTTTTACATCCTCCCCCGCCTCATTTGGGTCTCAGGGGTCTTAGCCTCGGTCTACCGTTTCCGGTTTCCACCAGTGTCTCTGCTTTTGGCAG GGACGCAGTACCGAAGCAGTGTTGCGGCCTTAGTTCCCCCCCTGTACGTTGGTCCATACTGGGTGTCGGCGTGGTGGGTCTCGTGTGCGCGGGTGCTGGCGCCCTGCTGGGAGCCCTCAGGGCTTCGGGTCGCGATCACATTGCCGTAGCGCTTCTTATGATCG GTATAGGAGTGGTTCTGGTAACTGTGAGCGCTGTAGCGTGGCGAGTGACCAGTCGAGAAAATTGCGGCAGTTTCTTTGGTTTCACAGGGATCTCGAGCAGGATTCCACCGGCGAGGCCGATTCATCCTTACGCTGCCATGATTTATCCGGAATTTCAGTTTAGAACGCCACCTCCGAGCTATCAG GCAAGCATGCAAGAGTACAGATTAAGATTGTTACTCTTGGATCGTTTGCAACCGACATCCTCGCCTCCGCCGACCTACAGATCTAACGCCGGAAGTATCGTGACTCCCGGTACAACCAGAGAAAGCAGACCGCCTAGTTACTGCGCTAGATCGAACGCTGCGGCGAACGCGAATGTCGTGCCTTCGAAGAAGGACGCGAATCTGGTCAGAATCGTTCAGACCGAATCGGAGCCGGTAATTTTGAGCGGGGATCAAACTCCTCCCGTCGCTGCCGTTGAAGTACTCGCGCATCTCTGA